One part of the Vibrio hyugaensis genome encodes these proteins:
- the napF gene encoding ferredoxin-type protein NapF, producing MVDLSRRRLFARKTQLDNSVRLPWLAKPTQFTDDCTRCGKCVEACETKIITKSDGGYPAVDFSIDECTFCYQCANVCPEPLFLAETEQPWQAKASISDSCLAKQNVECRSCGDMCDPMAIRFKLELGKVAQPNLDLDECNGCGACVSVCPTSSINVSNITA from the coding sequence GTGGTAGACCTTTCTCGAAGAAGACTTTTTGCAAGAAAAACGCAGTTGGATAATTCCGTACGTCTTCCTTGGTTAGCAAAGCCGACTCAGTTCACGGATGACTGCACTCGCTGTGGTAAATGCGTTGAAGCCTGTGAGACCAAAATTATAACCAAAAGCGACGGTGGATATCCTGCGGTCGATTTTTCTATTGATGAATGCACCTTTTGTTATCAATGCGCCAATGTTTGTCCTGAACCTCTGTTCTTAGCAGAAACAGAACAACCATGGCAGGCAAAAGCGAGCATCAGCGATAGTTGTTTAGCTAAGCAAAATGTCGAGTGCCGAAGCTGTGGGGACATGTGTGACCCAATGGCAATCCGGTTCAAATTGGAACTGGGCAAGGTGGCACAACCAAATTTAGACCTTGATGAGTGTAACGGCTGCGGCGCATGTGTTTCAGTGTGCCCTACTTCATCCATCAATGTGAGCAATATAACAGCCTAA
- a CDS encoding chaperone NapD gives MSLNEVHISSLVVHVLPEHLAETKTQIETYENAEIYGDSPEGKIIVVLETENQGFITDTIDAINNLPNVLSTVLVYHQIETGLEETDEKDTGTQHSQIEGEV, from the coding sequence ATGTCACTAAACGAAGTGCATATTTCAAGTCTGGTAGTGCATGTTCTGCCTGAACATTTAGCAGAGACGAAAACCCAGATCGAAACATATGAAAATGCGGAAATCTACGGCGACAGTCCTGAAGGCAAAATCATCGTTGTGCTTGAAACAGAGAACCAAGGTTTCATCACAGACACTATCGATGCGATTAATAATTTACCGAATGTCTTGAGCACGGTTTTGGTTTACCACCAAATCGAAACTGGGCTAGAAGAAACGGATGAAAAAGACACTGGAACACAACATTCCCAAATTGAGGGTGAAGTATGA
- the napA gene encoding periplasmic nitrate reductase subunit alpha, with translation MKMTRRAFVKANAAASAAAVAGITLPASATNLIASSDQTKITWDKAPCRFCGTGCSVLVGTQNGKVVATQGDPEAPVNKGLNCIKGYFLSKIMYGQDRLTTPMLRMKDGKYDKNGDFAPVSWDAAFDIMAEKWKASLEKKGPTSVGMFGSGQWTVMEGYAAAKMMKAGFRSNNIDPNARHCMASAVVGFMRAFGIDEPMGCYDDFENADAFVLWGSNMAEMHPVLWTRITDRRLSHPHVKVNVLSTYYHRSFELADHGYIFTPQSDLAIANFIANYIIENDAVNWDFVNKHTNFTQADTDIGYGLRDDDPLQKAAKNPNSGKLTSISFEEYKKSVAPYTVEKASEISGVEKEKLIELAKQYADPNTKVMSLWTMGMNQHTRGVWMNNLVYNIHLLTGKIATPGNSPFSLTGQPSACGTAREVGTFAHRLPADMVVANPKHRKIAEDIWKLPEGTIPPKPGFHAVLQDRMLHDGVLNCYWVQCNNNMQAGPNINAERLPGYRNPENFIVVSDPYPTATAQAADLILPTAMWIEKEGAYGNAERRTQAWYQQVGTIGDAKSDLWQVMEFSKRFKMEEVWPEELLAKAPEYRGKTMYDMLFKNGQVDKFPIEEARELNDDAHHFGYYIQKGLFEEYATFGRGHGHDLAPYDVYHTVRGLRWPVVDGKETQWRFKEGSDPYAKAGSGWDFYGNADGKAKIISAPYEAPPEVPNEEFDMWLCTGRVLEHWHTGTMTRRVPELYKAVPDAVCYMHPEDAKARNVRRGEEVLMANKRGEVRVRVETRGRNRPPKGLVFVPFFDARILINKLILDATDPLSKQTDFKKCPVKITKIA, from the coding sequence ATGAAAATGACAAGACGTGCGTTTGTGAAAGCAAACGCGGCTGCATCAGCTGCTGCTGTCGCAGGTATTACACTACCAGCTTCTGCAACTAACCTGATTGCAAGCTCTGATCAAACCAAAATCACATGGGACAAAGCGCCTTGTCGTTTCTGTGGTACAGGCTGTTCTGTTCTTGTTGGTACTCAAAACGGTAAAGTAGTAGCAACACAGGGTGACCCTGAAGCGCCGGTAAACAAAGGCCTGAACTGTATCAAAGGTTACTTCCTTTCAAAAATCATGTACGGCCAAGACCGTCTGACTACGCCAATGCTGCGTATGAAAGATGGCAAATACGATAAGAACGGTGATTTTGCACCGGTCTCTTGGGATGCTGCTTTCGACATCATGGCGGAAAAATGGAAAGCCTCTCTAGAGAAAAAGGGCCCAACCAGTGTGGGTATGTTCGGCTCTGGCCAATGGACAGTAATGGAAGGTTACGCTGCTGCAAAAATGATGAAAGCAGGTTTCCGCTCTAACAATATCGACCCTAACGCGCGTCACTGTATGGCTTCTGCGGTAGTGGGCTTCATGCGCGCATTTGGTATCGATGAGCCAATGGGTTGTTACGATGACTTCGAGAACGCAGACGCTTTCGTTCTTTGGGGTTCGAACATGGCAGAAATGCACCCTGTACTTTGGACTCGTATTACTGACCGTCGCCTAAGTCACCCTCACGTTAAAGTGAACGTGCTTTCTACTTATTACCACCGTTCATTTGAGTTGGCAGATCACGGCTACATTTTCACTCCTCAGTCTGACCTAGCGATTGCTAACTTTATCGCAAACTACATCATCGAAAATGATGCAGTGAACTGGGACTTCGTAAACAAGCACACAAACTTCACTCAAGCAGATACTGACATCGGTTACGGCCTGCGTGACGACGACCCGCTACAAAAAGCAGCGAAGAATCCGAACTCTGGCAAGCTAACTTCTATCTCATTCGAAGAATACAAAAAGTCGGTAGCACCATATACGGTGGAAAAAGCGTCGGAGATCTCTGGCGTTGAAAAAGAAAAACTGATTGAGCTTGCGAAGCAATACGCGGATCCAAACACGAAAGTGATGTCTCTATGGACGATGGGTATGAACCAACATACTCGTGGCGTATGGATGAACAACTTGGTTTACAACATCCACCTACTAACCGGTAAGATTGCGACTCCGGGTAACAGCCCATTCTCACTAACTGGTCAACCATCAGCGTGTGGTACGGCTCGTGAAGTTGGTACATTTGCTCACCGCTTACCAGCAGATATGGTCGTTGCTAACCCTAAACACCGTAAGATTGCAGAAGATATCTGGAAGCTACCAGAAGGCACTATCCCACCGAAACCGGGTTTCCACGCAGTACTGCAAGACCGTATGTTGCATGACGGCGTTCTAAACTGTTACTGGGTTCAATGTAACAACAACATGCAAGCTGGTCCGAACATCAACGCTGAGCGCCTTCCTGGTTACCGTAACCCTGAAAACTTCATCGTCGTATCTGACCCATACCCAACCGCAACAGCGCAAGCGGCTGACCTTATCCTTCCTACAGCGATGTGGATTGAGAAAGAAGGCGCTTACGGTAATGCTGAGCGTCGTACTCAAGCATGGTACCAACAAGTTGGCACGATTGGTGATGCGAAGTCTGACCTATGGCAGGTAATGGAATTCTCGAAACGCTTCAAGATGGAAGAAGTATGGCCAGAAGAATTACTTGCTAAAGCACCTGAGTACCGTGGCAAAACCATGTACGACATGCTGTTCAAGAATGGTCAAGTGGACAAGTTCCCTATCGAAGAAGCGCGTGAGCTTAACGATGATGCACACCACTTCGGTTACTACATCCAAAAAGGCTTGTTCGAAGAGTACGCAACGTTCGGCCGTGGCCATGGTCACGACCTAGCACCGTATGATGTTTACCACACGGTTCGCGGTCTACGTTGGCCTGTCGTTGATGGCAAAGAAACACAATGGCGCTTTAAAGAAGGCTCAGATCCATATGCGAAAGCAGGTTCTGGCTGGGACTTCTACGGTAACGCCGATGGTAAAGCGAAGATCATCTCTGCACCATACGAAGCGCCACCAGAAGTACCAAACGAAGAGTTCGATATGTGGCTATGTACTGGCCGTGTTCTTGAGCATTGGCACACAGGCACAATGACGCGTCGTGTCCCTGAGCTATACAAAGCGGTTCCAGATGCGGTGTGCTACATGCACCCAGAGGACGCAAAAGCTCGTAACGTTCGCCGCGGTGAAGAAGTACTGATGGCAAACAAACGTGGCGAAGTTCGCGTTCGTGTTGAAACTCGCGGTCGTAACCGTCCGCCAAAAGGCTTGGTATTCGTACCGTTCTTTGATGCTCGTATTTTGATCAACAAGCTGATCCTTGATGCGACTGACCCACTGTCTAAGCAGACAGACTTTAAGAAGTGTCCAGTCAAAATCACTAAGATTGCTTAA
- a CDS encoding nitrate reductase cytochrome c-type subunit, with protein MKKLLVALLSVGALLTGVAQAELDNPGGTGGLDSLRGTAQLEDTRPADDFKDFPKDQIVEDSFVYQPPLIPHSIRNYEVSLNANKCLACHSWKNAKDAGATKISVTHYVNREDAVLADMSPRRYFCLQCHVPQTSATPLVENEFKAVDSLQ; from the coding sequence ATGAAAAAATTACTTGTCGCACTTTTATCTGTAGGTGCTTTGTTGACAGGCGTAGCGCAAGCTGAACTGGATAACCCAGGCGGCACAGGCGGTCTAGACTCGCTACGCGGCACTGCGCAACTTGAAGACACACGTCCTGCGGATGACTTTAAAGACTTCCCAAAAGATCAAATCGTTGAAGACAGCTTTGTTTATCAGCCACCGCTGATCCCACATAGCATTCGCAACTATGAAGTGTCTTTGAACGCAAACAAATGTCTAGCGTGTCATAGCTGGAAAAACGCTAAAGACGCAGGCGCTACCAAAATCAGTGTAACGCACTACGTCAACCGTGAAGACGCGGTACTGGCAGATATGTCTCCACGTCGTTACTTCTGTTTGCAATGTCACGTTCCACAAACCAGTGCTACCCCACTAGTGGAAAACGAGTTTAAGGCAGTCGATTCGCTTCAGTAA
- a CDS encoding NapC/NirT family cytochrome c, with amino-acid sequence MKILKAFWKRLSRPSKAAAGVVLFLGFAGGLLFWGAFNTGMEATNTEEFCSGCHAPIVAEIQETIHYSNRSGVRAICSDCHVPHEWTDKIVRKVQASKELFAHYVTKTIDTPEKFQARREHLAEREWARMKKNDSLECRNCHEFDFMDYSQQGKRAAEQHSTALASGEKTCVDCHKGIAHKLPDMHGVEGWQ; translated from the coding sequence ATGAAAATACTTAAAGCGTTTTGGAAGAGGCTATCACGCCCAAGTAAGGCTGCCGCTGGTGTCGTTTTATTTCTTGGCTTTGCCGGTGGTCTTCTCTTTTGGGGGGCATTCAACACAGGTATGGAAGCAACCAACACAGAGGAATTCTGTTCTGGCTGTCACGCACCAATCGTTGCTGAAATCCAAGAGACAATCCACTACTCTAACCGTTCTGGCGTTCGTGCTATCTGTTCAGACTGTCACGTACCACATGAATGGACAGATAAAATCGTCCGTAAAGTTCAAGCGTCAAAAGAGTTGTTTGCTCACTACGTGACGAAGACCATCGATACGCCAGAGAAATTCCAAGCACGTCGCGAACATCTAGCAGAGCGTGAATGGGCGCGCATGAAGAAGAATGACTCTCTTGAGTGTCGAAACTGTCACGAGTTCGACTTTATGGACTACTCACAACAGGGTAAACGTGCAGCTGAACAACACTCAACTGCGCTTGCCTCAGGTGAAAAAACGTGTGTAGATTGCCACAAAGGTATCGCACACAAACTGCCTGACATGCACGGTGTTGAAGGCTGGCAATAA
- a CDS encoding TIGR02808 family protein → MSNLESFIWHFLGYSAMPVIILSGFVGVAAVSLWLLSLGKDKEV, encoded by the coding sequence ATGAGCAATCTAGAATCCTTTATCTGGCATTTCCTTGGATATAGCGCAATGCCCGTGATTATTCTTTCCGGCTTTGTGGGGGTAGCAGCAGTCTCTCTATGGCTACTTTCACTAGGTAAGGATAAAGAGGTGTAA